The following coding sequences lie in one Xiphias gladius isolate SHS-SW01 ecotype Sanya breed wild chromosome 24, ASM1685928v1, whole genome shotgun sequence genomic window:
- the pex1 gene encoding peroxisome biogenesis factor 1 produces MFHNQGIQPVTVVFNNTKNCFLHVPSKLISHLSLNENQALELSWGHGSPLFLSWTRNRTSSSFDSHRVELCRQLGEKLGLKDGDEGFLRPCHQVSSVRQVFVEPLSSDDWEILELHSAALEQQLLDQIRVVFQDAVFPVWVDSHTAIYIRIASLSPSVRYGRLEQFTELVVSPKSRAGVSNLGGSPVRSSERKNLHRQQNSDPSSSSGKSLENTTHVPQSHQWGGIADLRSLLRYMIKGAYDPVKEFPPIPDIPALLSDSVYRVCGAPPDSHCTISNVAAGVIHLFPLRHALETGLIGGQSPVTYGLLSKVPSPKEMRDRAKQAMEKKKNTGVNKVGASVDGGEEMKEEDVMVVRVVCHCIEKLAGKQRSPSKGEIHSGRVWIPQPLAVRLNIIPHSTVRIKPVKSTIKVASAIRLQPLKPLPEENDEEIQTAFLGWLHSQSHEPLACLTARSGTILLHGTDGKLEFSLTVLKPEPASDPPDQLFLLSHTLIQKEDIQVDRESVTVPAVKTVAETPNSELPSFSILGGIDEFSRTGFEFISHSLLGSPLSREFGIPGQGLQGGALLITGAKGSGKSSLSRALCRKAKEDLDAHVQVVDCRKLQGKRAETVRQMLQDIFEQAEWRQPSVVLLDDLDHVTGAPTSPEHEQGPEALLQQHIAQSLKDVVDEVVVHSSLVCLIITSQSEHSLHPSLTEVQGSHFIQGFVNIQPPDQAQRTEILRQLILQKSILSEETLQILDLGAVAKETEGYTPQDLALLFERAVHANIAQRGHSDQGVCLSWTDFAQALKGFTPPSLWGVDLHTASGNGLDRVGGLREVQQQLMDTILLPAKYPILFSNLPIRHRSGILLYGAPGTGKTLLARAVAKDSGMNFISIKGPELLSKYIGASEQGVRDVFQRAQAAKPCILFFDEFDSLAPRRGHDSTGVTDRVVNQLLTQLDGVEGLQGVYVLAATSRPDLIDQALLRPGRLDKSLYCPPPDLESRVEILKALSVGVPLAADVDLEQLAAATEQFTGADLKALLYNAQLEAVHNSLGTSTPHDLTSGSDSDMSLSSMIFPNNSSGSDDSVGEGDPGMSLDQSMVLLEPDELQAEDEQNRSNVWRLYFGNSYESELGNSPISGLNSQCVSGPNSMTPDCTGVSLRDPGGSIPPAYMSSLQSRYEELSPEQLERLQQDINNIKNNYRRASEECARVHSASSQPGLLLCRAHMNSALAATRPSLSRSDWSRYTKLYEGFGGSGDGNSLHSVTFKPGQRVTLA; encoded by the exons ATGTTTCATAATCAGGGTATTCAACCAgtaactgttgtttttaacaacacaaaaaactgcTTTCTTCACGTCCCCTCGAAGCTGATATCACACCTTTCCCTGAACGAG AACCAAGCTTTGGAATTGTCCTGGGGCCATGGGTCTCCGCTGTTCCTCAGCTGGACTCGAAACAGAACCTCCTCTAGCTTTGACAGTCATAGAGTGGAGCTGTGTCGGCAACTTGGAGAAAAGCTGGGCCTGAAAGATGGAGACGAG GGCTTCCTGAGACCGTGTCACCAGGTCTCATCAGTGCGTCAAGTGTTTGTGGAGCCTCTGTCATCTGATGACTGGGAGATCCTG GAGCTTCACAGTGCCGCACTGGAGCAGCAGCTGTTAGATCAGATCAGGGTGGTTTTCCAAGATGCTGTCTTTCCTGTGTGGGTGGACAGCCACACAGCCATCTACATCCGAATAG CATCACTTTCGCCATCTGTGCGCTATGGTCGCCTGGAGCAGTTCACAGAACTAGTTGTCTCTCCAAAGAGCCGTGCTGGAGTTAGCAACCTCGGCGGTTCTCCAGTGAGGAGCAGCGAGAGaaagaatcttcacagacagcAGAATTCGgatccctcctcctcttcggGAAAGTCATTAGAAAATACCACTCATGTCCCTCAAAGCCACCAGTGGGGTGGCATAGCTGACCTGAGGAGCCTCCTACGCTATATGATAAAAGGTGCTTATGACCCGGTTAAAGAGTTCCCACCAATACCTGACATCCCTGCCCTCCTCAGTGACTCTGTCTACAGAGTGTGCGGTGCACCTCCTGACTCTCATTGCACCATAAGcaatgttgcagctggtgttattcatttatttcctttgagGCATGCACTAGAAACTGGACTAATTGGAGGTCAGTCTCCAGTGACATATGGCCTACTCTCCAAAGTTCCTTCCCCTAAGGAAATGAGGGACAGAGCCAAGCAGGccatggagaaaaagaagaacacagGAGTTAATAAAGTTGGTGCTTCTGTGGATGGAGGCGAAGAGATGAAAGAAGAGGATGTCATGGTGGTCAGGGTGGTGTGCCATTGTATTGAGAAGCTAGCAGGCAAACAAAGGAGTCCCAGCAAGGGAGAGATCCATAGTGGAAGAGTATGG atccCACAGCCTCTAGCTGTCAGGTTGAATATCATCCCACATTCAACAGTTAGAATTAAGCCAGTGAAATCGACTATCAAAGTGGCCTCGGCTATTCGTCTACAGCCTCTAAAACCACTG CCTGAGGAGAACGATGAAGAGATCCAGACAGCTTTCCTTGGCTGGCTGCACAGTCAGAGTCATGAACCTTTAGCCTGTCTGACTGCACGGTCTGGCACCATCCTCCTGCATGGAACTGATG gAAAGTTAGAGTTTTCTTTAACTGTGCTGAAGCCAGAGCCAGCGAGTGATCCTCCAGACCAGCTGTTTCTACTATCACACACTCTTATCCAGAAGGAAGACATACAG GTAGACAGAGAGTCGGTAACCGTGCCAGCTGTGAAAACTGTAGCTGAAACACCCAACTCAGAGCTTCCCTCCTTCAGTATTCTTGG TGGGATTGATGAGTTTAGTAGGACTGGATTTGAGTTCATCTCCCACAGCCTTCTGGGTAGTCCCCTCTCACGAGAGTTCGGTATCCCTGGACAGGGGCTCCAAGGAGGAGCTCTACTCATCACTGGTGCTAAG GGGAGTGGAAAGAGCAGTCTGTCCCGAGCCCTCTGCAGGAAAGCTAAAGAAGATTTGGATGCGCATGTACAGGTGGTGGACTGCAGAAAGCTACAAG gCAAAAGGGCAGAAACTGTGAGACAGATGCTGCAGGATATTTTTGAACAGGCGGAGTGGAGGCAGCCTTCAGTTGTTCTTCTCGATGACCTGGACCATGTGACAGGGGCACCAACCTCACCTGAACATGAGCAGGGCCCTGAGGCGCTGCTGCAACAGCACATTGCACAGA GTCTGAAGGATGTGGTGGATGAGGTGGTGGTTCATTCCAGCCTTGTGTGTCTGATCATCACCAGCCAGAGTGAGCACTCTCTCCACCCCTCGCTGACCGAAGTGCAGGGGTCCCACTTCATCCAGGGATTTGTAAACATCCAGCCACCAGACCAG GCACAGAGAACAGAGATCCTGCGCCAGCTGATCCTCCAAAAGTCTATTCTGTCTGAGGAGACCTTACAGATTCTCGACCTAGGGGCTGTTGCCAAGGAGACAGAGGGTTACACGCCTCAAGACTTGGCACTGCTGTTTGAGCGAGCAGTCCATGCTAACATTGCACAAAGAGGACACAGTGACCAGG gtgtgtgtctttcatgGACGGACTTTGCACAGGCTCTTAAGGGGTTCACGCCTCCCTCGCTTTGGGGGGTAGACCTCCACACCGCGAGTGGAAATGGGCTGGACAGGGTGGGAGGGCTGAGAGAAGTGCAACAGCAGCTAATGGACACCATACTGCTCCCTGCTAAG TATCCCATCCTGTTCTCCAATCTTCCTATCCGCCATCGCTCAGGAATATTGTTGTATGGAGCCCCTGGTACAGGGAAGACCCTGCTGGCCAGGGCTGTGGCCAAAGACAGTGGTATGAATTTCATCAGCATCAAG GGACCCGAACTTCTGAGTAAGTACATCGGAGCCAGTGAGCAGGGAGTCCGTGATGTCTTCCAGAG GGCACAAGCAGCCAAGCCATGCATCCTGTTCTTCGATGAGTTTGACTCTTTGGCCCCCAGGAGGGGCCACGACAGTACAGGTGTAACTGACCGTGTGGTCAACCAGCTCCTCACCCAGCTGGATGGGGTGGAGGGACTGCAGG GTGTATATGTTCTTGCAGCCACCAGCCGTCCAGATCTGATTGACCAAGCACTGCTGAGACCTGGACGACTGGACAAATCCCTCTACTGCCCCCCTCCTGACCTG GAGTCTCGTGTGGAGATCCTCAAGGCTCTGAGTGTCGGTGTCCCCCTGGCAGCTGATGTCGATCTGGAACAGCTGGCGGCAGCAACAGAGCAGTTTACCGGGGCAGACCTGAAGGCCCTGCTCTACAATGCACAGCTGGAGGCCGTCCACAACAGCTTGGGCACCAGCACACCACAT GATCTGACCTCTGGCTCAGACAGTGACATGAGCCTTTCCTCCATGATCTTCCCAAACAACAGCAGTGGCTCAGATGATTCAGTGGGGGAGGGAGATCCAGGCATGAGTTTGGACCAGTCCATGGTTCTCCTGGAGCCCGATGAGCTCCAAGCAGAAGATGAACAAAATCGCAGCAACGTCTGGAGACTCTACTTTGGAAATTCCTACGAGTCAGAGTTGGGGAATTCACCGATTTCAGGACTG AACTCCCAATGTGTTTCTGGACCCAACTCCATGACCCCGGACTGTACAGGGGTGTCACTTCGTGACCCCGGCGGCTCTATCCCTCCTGCCTACATGTCTTCCCTCCAGAGCAGATATGAAGAGCTGAGCCCGGAGCAGTTGGAGCGACTACAACAAGACATTAACAACATCAAGAACAACTACAGGAGAGCCAGT gAGGAGTGTGCCCGGGTCCATTCGGCCTCCAGCCAACCGGGCCTGTTGCTGTGTCGGGCTCATATGAACTCTGCCCTGGCTGCAACCAGACCGTCTCTAAGCAGGTCCGACTGGAGCAGATACACAAAACT gtatgAAGGCTTTGGCGGTTCAGGAGATGGAAATTCTCTTCATTCTGTCACATTTAAACCTGGACAACGTGTGACTTTAGCTTGA
- the rbm48 gene encoding RNA-binding protein 48, with translation MAAPVGSTSGCWGAPEVYKHHEQRKVCISRPKYREGRKAKAVKVYTINLESRYLMVQGVPAIGVMTELIQLCALYGAVEEYRPLDEYPAEDFTEVYLVKFQKLTSARAAKRHMDEKSFYGGVLHVCYVPEYETVEDTRLKLQDRRRYVIRAAQNKAREKEQKEAVNEEPRTSYTATTSEKIISRLDQMDKIDDSGETSNISHYSSFPLLPLPPQEHHYYGDKNPHGTVPTEDKMGTLHNAIIETKQQPGQSLSLSQTSSDRDRGTERRLTPSQASAVRFVPRTTHLENRKRKREEAAELSLTDVSGKNEPLIGPKLPEPPKLNMEDESLNTTVSLIRSTMKKVGSVPDVKPVEKKIKPRRRI, from the exons ATGGCGGCACCTGTCGGTAGCACTTCAGGCTGTTGGGGCGCTCCAGAGGTTTATAAACACCATGAACAGCGAAAAGTATGCATTTCTAGACCAAAGTacagggagggaaggaaagcgAAAGCGGTTAAG GTGTACACCATCAATTTAGAGTCCCGTTACCTGATGGTCCAAGGAGTCCCAGCAATTGGAGTGATGACAGAGCTGATCCAGCTGTGTGCCCTGTATGGAGCTGTGGAGGAGTACAGGCCCTTGGATGAGTACCCTGCTGAGGACTTCACGGAGGTCTACCTCGTCAAGTTCCAGAAACTCACAAGTGCCAG AGCAGCCAAACGACACATGGATGAAAAGAGTTTCTATGGTGGTGTGCTGCACGTGTGCTATGTCCCAGAATATGAGACTGTGGAAGACACCAGGCTAAAACTGCAGGACCGGAGGAGATACGTAATAAGGGCTGCTCAGAATAAAG CAAGAGAAAAGGAACAGAAGGAGGCAGTAAATGAGGAGCCCAGAACATCATACACAGCCACCACATCAGAGAAGATCATCTCCAGACTTGatcaaatggataaaattgatGATAGTGGGGAGACCTCAAACATCAGCCATTATTCAAGCTTTCCTTTACTGCCATTACCTCCCCAGGAACATCATTACTATGGAGATAAAAATCCACATGGGACAGTACCAACAGAAGACAAAATGGGAACATTACATAATGCCATAATCgaaacaaaacagcagccagGGCAGAGTTTAAGCTTAAGTCAAACTTcctcagacagagacagaggcacaGAACGCAGACTGACTCCAAGTCAGGCCTCTGCAGTCAGATTTGTCCCGAGGACCACACACTTGGAGAACAGGAAACGCAAAAGGGAGGAGGCTGCAGAGCTTTCACTGACTGATGTTTCTGGTAAAAATGAGCCTTTGATTGGACCAAAGCTACCTGAACCACCTAAACTAAACATGGAGGATGAATCATTGAACACAACTGTCAGCCTAATCAGGAGCACTATGAAAAAG GTGGGATCAGTTCCCGATGTCAAACCAGTGGAGAAAAAGATTAAACCACGTCGTCGGATTTGA
- the efcab1 gene encoding EF-hand calcium-binding domain-containing protein 1: MSEMSAMNRKVLQTLAEGISKQVEHFSKSEAECLIREFTVLLGEPATPGRAVTGLDRGKFRSILHNIFGMTDDMIMDGVFRTFDKDNDSFVSIKEWIEGLSVFLRGTLDEKIKYCFHVYDLNGDNYISREEMFHMLKNSLIRQPTEEDPDEGIKDLVEITLKKMDHDHDGRLSFADFEKAVRDENLLLEAFGTCLPDTTSIETFEQHVFQEHLES; the protein is encoded by the exons ATGTCGGAAATGTCGGCTATGAACAGAAAGGTGCTACAGACTCTCGCCGAGGGGATCTCTAAGCAAGTGGAGCACT TCAGTAAATCGGAGGCCGAGTGCCTTATCCGGGAGTTTACCGTGCTCCTCGGGGAGCCTGCTACCCCGGGAAGAGCAGTCACGGGCCTGGACAGAGGGAAGTTCAGGAGCATCCTGCACAACATCTTTGGGATGACAGACGACATGATCATGGACGGAG TCTTCAGGACATTTGACAAAGACAATGACAGCTTTGTGAGTATAAAAGAGTGGATTGAAGGACTGTCTGTTTTCCTTCGAGGAACcttggatgaaaaaataaaat ACTGCTTCCATGTGTACGACTTGAATGGTGACAATTACATCTCAAGGGAGGAGATGTTTCACATGCTGAAGAACAGCCTCATCAGACAGCCCACAGAGGAGGACCCTGACGAAGGAATCAAAGATCTGGTGGAGATCACACTCAAGAAAATG GACCATGACCATGATGGTAGGCTGTCTTTTGCTGACTTTGAAAAGGCAGTGAGAGATGAGAATCTATTACTTGAAGCTTTTGGAACCTGCCTTCCTGACACCACG aGTATTGAGACATTTGAGCAGCATGTATTTCAGGAACATCTGGAATCATGA
- the LOC120786558 gene encoding zinc finger protein 420-like — translation MSRMQQLKLFIGERLSAAAEEIFTAVQRTITECEEEAARSEEDGEQRGLKQEVHLYGEDPLQVFVCAHEQKHFGEEWSPDGCHNSPSVAHKDCGLPVLEPPEIKQEQQEPWVCPGGQRLSDIEDSVANTLKLTPTCMTSCIYSDVSELQTNDTGNEDRKPVPSSSGDSGEVEGHTLSCGECWTFLPGCSVTVSDMGPELSLETLTGYSISKDVKVSSEPRSLTQLNKETKRRNKSYCCHFCGKEFSRSAHLATHTQIHTGEKMFRCEVCGKEFRHGKSVTVHMRIHTEEKPYRCRICGKEFRHVGNLNVHMRIHTGEKPYSCKVCGKKFSRNNLMTKHMAVHTGEMSLSMRSVFSRGSVFLTS, via the exons ATGTCTCGGATGCAGCAGCTGAAGCTGTTCATCGGTGAGCGGCTGAGTGCGGCAGCAGAGGAGATCTTTACAGCGGTGCAGAGGACGATAACGGAGTGCGAGGAGGAAGCTGCTCGCTCCGAAGAAGACGGCGAACAACGTGGACTTAAACAAGAAGTTCATTTATACGGCGAAG ACCCGCTGCAGGTCTTTGTTTGTGCACATGAGCAGAAACACTTCGGGGAGGAGTGGAGTCCCGACGGCTGCCACAACAGCCCTAGTGTTGCCCACAAGGACTGTGGCCTGCCGGTCCTGGAGCCTCCAGAAATCAAACAGGAACAGCAAGAGCCATGGGTCTGTCCAGGGGGACAACGGCTATCAGATATTGAGGACTCAGTTGCTAACACTTTGAAACTGACTCCCACTTGCATGACGAGTTGCATTTATTCAGATGTGAGTGAGTTGCAAACTAATGACACAGGAAATGAAGACAGGAAGCCTGTACCCAGCTCTTCAGGTGACAGTGGAGAGGTTGAGGGACACACTCTTTCATGCGGTGAATGTTGGACTTTTTTGCCAGGTTGTTCTGTAACTGTAAGTGACATGGGGCCTGAGTTGAGTTTAGAAACACTGACAGGTTACAGTATCAGTAAAGATGTAAAAGTAAGTTCTGAACCACGTAGCCTAACTCAATtaaataaagagacaaaaagaagaaacaaatccTACTGCTGTCATTTCTGTGGCAAAGAATTCAGCCGCAGCGCACATCTagccacacacactcaaatccACACTGGGGAGAAAATGTTCAGATGTGAGGTGTGTGGTAAAGAGTTTCGACATGGCAAAAGTGTGACTGTGCACATGAGGATTCACACGGAGGAGAAGCCGTACCGTTGCAGGATTTGTGGGAAGGAGTTCCGCCATGTGGGAAACTTGAACGTACATATGAGAATCCATACAGGCGAGAAACCGTACAGCTGCAAAGTGTGTGGGAAAAAGTTCAGTCGAAATAATTTGATGACAAAACACATGGCTGTACATACAGGTGAAATGAGTTTGAGCATGAGGAGTGTTTTCAGTAGAGGTTCTGTTTTCCTGACTTCATGA